One Pararhizobium sp. IMCC3301 DNA segment encodes these proteins:
- the ftsE gene encoding cell division ATP-binding protein FtsE, with protein MIRFENVGLRYGMGPEVLRDISFQIAPRSFQFLTGPSGAGKTSLLRLLFLSMRPSRGLISIFGKDAVKVGNDELPEIRRRIGIVFQDFRLLDHMTTYENVALPLRVQGMDESRYRSDVVELLDWVGLGERMHVLPPILSGGEKQRAAIARALIGRPDILLADEPTGNVDPPLARRLLRLFIELNKLGTTVVIATHDLNLIDQFDTRRFVLKDGRLQIYD; from the coding sequence TTGATCCGGTTTGAAAATGTCGGCCTGCGCTATGGTATGGGGCCGGAGGTCCTGCGCGACATCAGTTTCCAGATCGCACCGCGTTCGTTTCAGTTTCTGACCGGACCGTCCGGGGCGGGCAAGACTTCGCTGCTGCGCCTGCTGTTTCTGTCGATGCGCCCGTCGCGGGGGCTGATTTCCATCTTCGGCAAAGATGCGGTCAAGGTCGGCAATGACGAACTTCCGGAAATTCGGCGGCGCATCGGCATTGTCTTTCAGGATTTCCGCCTGCTTGACCATATGACAACCTATGAGAATGTTGCCCTGCCCCTGCGCGTCCAGGGCATGGACGAATCACGCTACCGCTCAGATGTGGTGGAACTGCTTGATTGGGTCGGACTGGGAGAGCGGATGCATGTATTGCCGCCGATCCTGTCCGGCGGCGAGAAGCAACGCGCCGCGATTGCCCGTGCCTTGATCGGCCGGCCGGATATTCTGCTGGCGGATGAACCGACCGGTAATGTGGACCCGCCGCTGGCCCGCCGGTTGCTGCGGTTGTTCATTGAGCTTAACAAGCTGGGGACAACTGTGGTCATCGCCACCCATGATCTGAACCTGATCGACCAGTTTGATACCAGACGATTTGTCTTGAAAGACGGGCGGTTGCAGATTTATGACTGA
- a CDS encoding response regulator, whose protein sequence is MARILLTEDDAAVRTFVSRALQLDGHDVTTAEDGEEALNVLKNEGGEFDLLLTDVKMPIMDGIALTHHAARDWPTLPILIMTGYADQRERARGLEAIVLNIVTKPFSLADIRSAVSGALADKMAA, encoded by the coding sequence ATGGCAAGAATTTTACTCACAGAAGATGACGCAGCCGTGCGCACTTTCGTCAGCCGCGCTCTGCAACTCGATGGCCATGACGTTACAACCGCCGAAGACGGAGAAGAAGCGCTCAATGTGCTGAAAAATGAAGGCGGTGAATTTGATCTGCTTCTGACCGATGTGAAAATGCCGATTATGGACGGCATCGCCTTGACCCATCATGCCGCACGGGATTGGCCGACACTGCCGATTCTGATTATGACCGGCTATGCCGATCAGCGCGAACGCGCCAGAGGGCTGGAGGCAATTGTCCTTAACATTGTCACCAAACCGTTCTCCCTGGCGGATATCCGCTCGGCCGTCAGCGGTGCCCTGGCCGACAAGATGGCAGCGTGA
- a CDS encoding zinc-ribbon domain-containing protein — protein MKIACPRCDTRYALSEEALGDQGRKMKCAKCAAVWLALPETPALTARQSLQALRPSQQAAVQPRTQIDIDPATPPHSIGPSDAERWEEDLAQERSAQNSRSAEVPEKPAAKAQSHQIADKQKRKSGLRRTSAKAFGSIVASWQMISRLGTWMTHLRFREKLIVLSALAIPVYMLAGLYAGREFVVRQVPDLAGLYRLIGVEVNLYGLAFEDVRTVRRPENGVAVLIVEGAVRNISQQSKDVPRLHFILSGREREVYSWQDEATPAPLEPGSTVRFRTVLAAPPDVADELHVRFFNSDPRLNRL, from the coding sequence ATGAAAATTGCATGCCCCAGATGTGACACCAGATATGCGCTCAGTGAAGAAGCATTGGGTGACCAGGGCCGCAAGATGAAATGCGCCAAATGTGCCGCTGTCTGGCTGGCCTTGCCGGAGACACCCGCTCTCACCGCACGACAGTCATTACAGGCTCTGCGCCCTTCGCAGCAGGCAGCAGTCCAACCGCGCACGCAGATCGACATTGATCCGGCCACTCCGCCGCACTCTATCGGCCCCAGCGATGCGGAGCGCTGGGAAGAGGATCTGGCGCAAGAGCGGAGTGCTCAAAATAGCAGATCTGCGGAAGTGCCGGAAAAGCCCGCTGCAAAAGCACAATCGCATCAGATCGCCGACAAGCAGAAAAGAAAGTCCGGCCTGCGTCGCACAAGTGCAAAAGCCTTCGGCAGCATTGTCGCGAGCTGGCAGATGATTTCACGGCTCGGAACCTGGATGACACATTTGCGCTTTCGCGAGAAATTGATCGTTTTGTCCGCACTGGCCATTCCCGTTTACATGCTGGCCGGGCTTTATGCGGGCCGGGAGTTTGTCGTGCGGCAGGTTCCGGATCTGGCCGGACTGTACCGGCTCATCGGAGTTGAGGTAAATCTGTATGGTCTGGCTTTTGAAGATGTACGCACTGTCAGACGACCCGAAAATGGCGTTGCCGTGCTGATCGTCGAGGGCGCGGTGCGAAACATATCCCAACAATCTAAAGATGTGCCACGTCTGCACTTTATTCTCAGCGGCCGCGAGCGGGAAGTCTATTCATGGCAGGATGAAGCCACACCGGCTCCGCTGGAGCCTGGAAGTACTGTGAGGTTCCGCACCGTTCTCGCGGCACCGCCGGATGTCGCCGACGAGTTGCATGTCCGCTTTTTCAACAGTGACCCGCGCCTCAACCGACTATAG
- a CDS encoding TIGR02302 family protein — MAGEQNPYLSNRPVAVPDGFARRIAGLVLRARLVLFWEILWPAILPALGVLALFLIVSWFGVWLVFPPIGRMIGLAMFVLAGVIALWPLVRLSFPDKDQALKRIERVSGTRHRPLSSFDDQPAAMAADNVLGQQLWRAHQARNLAALKALRTGAPHPAAERVDPYQLRALMVLLLVVAFAYAGSDRTRRLAALTDPAIAVTPALARIDAWVTPPDYTRRAPIFLTRAAELQSATSVTVPTGSIFSLQSDAADALTVTLRQNGREEILAAGEDESHAEIGGAASALSQFQATLEADAEISVSSGFGAPRSWQFSVIPDEVPEIAFDGPPQIARSGALELRYTLKDDYGIVSAATQFTPAKEQNPEAEPLYGAPLMALSLPRSRIREGSGHTIKNLTEHPWAGLDVTMVLVAVDEATQQGLSLPVDMVLPIRPFREPLARALVEQRQNLALDANQAAKVTVAMDALLFAPEKFIDNVSVYLALNTARRRLLIAADHDALRAVADLLWDIALAIEDGDLSAVERELRAAQEALREALENGASDEEIARLTQELRDAMNQYLEALARQMQQNPSAQQQLPFDQNMQMVTPQDLDQMLDQIENLARSGSRDAAREMLAEMQRMLESLQNGQPQMSQQQQQMQQMLRDLGDLIERQQSLMDQTFQQQQQQLRQQQLQGQDGQQGQQGEMSDAERERALEELQRGQAALQEGLQQLMEQMQQNGLQPGEQMGEADGAMGDAEQALGEGQSGPALGSQSQALQALRDGAQELMQQFAQQGQPGQPGGQQQGPGQQGAQGQQQGRPGGFQTGTDPLGRPQRSRGTDDGDSVKVPGEIDIQRAREILDAIRKRLGDMERPDLELDYLERLLPQ, encoded by the coding sequence ATGGCTGGTGAGCAAAACCCGTATCTGAGCAACAGGCCTGTCGCGGTGCCCGATGGATTTGCACGCCGGATTGCGGGCCTTGTTCTGCGCGCTCGGCTGGTGCTGTTCTGGGAAATATTGTGGCCGGCCATATTGCCGGCTCTCGGTGTTCTGGCGTTGTTTCTCATCGTTTCCTGGTTTGGTGTCTGGCTGGTTTTTCCGCCAATCGGACGCATGATCGGCCTCGCGATGTTTGTTCTGGCCGGGGTGATTGCACTGTGGCCGCTGGTGCGGCTGTCGTTCCCCGATAAAGACCAGGCTTTGAAGCGTATCGAACGGGTTTCCGGCACACGGCACCGTCCGCTTTCCAGTTTTGACGATCAACCTGCGGCGATGGCGGCAGATAATGTGCTTGGACAGCAATTGTGGCGGGCGCATCAGGCGCGCAATCTGGCGGCGCTGAAAGCGCTGCGAACCGGTGCCCCGCATCCGGCTGCGGAGCGGGTTGATCCTTATCAGTTGCGGGCTTTGATGGTGTTGCTGCTGGTGGTGGCATTCGCCTATGCCGGATCGGACAGAACCCGCCGTCTGGCTGCGCTGACAGACCCGGCAATCGCAGTCACACCGGCGCTGGCGCGGATAGATGCCTGGGTCACACCGCCTGATTACACACGGCGTGCACCGATTTTTCTGACCCGTGCCGCCGAACTGCAAAGCGCCACTTCCGTGACGGTCCCGACCGGCAGCATATTTTCGCTGCAAAGCGATGCCGCAGACGCTCTCACTGTGACGCTGCGACAGAATGGCAGGGAAGAAATTCTGGCCGCCGGAGAAGATGAGAGCCACGCGGAAATTGGTGGTGCGGCCTCGGCGCTGAGCCAGTTTCAGGCGACGCTGGAAGCGGATGCCGAGATTTCTGTCTCCAGCGGCTTTGGCGCGCCGCGAAGCTGGCAGTTTTCCGTAATTCCGGATGAGGTGCCGGAAATCGCGTTTGACGGGCCGCCGCAGATTGCGCGCAGTGGAGCGCTGGAACTGCGCTATACGCTGAAAGACGATTACGGAATTGTGTCCGCTGCCACACAATTTACGCCGGCAAAGGAGCAGAATCCCGAGGCAGAGCCGCTTTATGGCGCGCCTTTGATGGCGCTGTCGTTGCCGCGTTCGCGCATCCGTGAAGGCAGTGGACACACCATCAAAAACCTGACGGAACATCCCTGGGCCGGACTTGACGTGACAATGGTGCTGGTGGCTGTGGATGAAGCTACGCAGCAGGGATTGTCCTTGCCGGTTGACATGGTGTTGCCAATCCGGCCGTTTCGCGAACCTTTGGCCCGTGCTCTGGTCGAGCAGCGGCAGAATCTGGCACTTGATGCAAACCAGGCGGCGAAAGTGACCGTGGCAATGGATGCGCTGTTGTTCGCTCCGGAAAAATTCATCGACAATGTTTCGGTCTATCTGGCGCTGAATACCGCCAGACGCAGGCTCCTCATCGCTGCGGATCATGATGCCCTGCGCGCTGTTGCGGATTTGCTCTGGGACATTGCGCTGGCCATTGAAGATGGCGATCTGTCAGCCGTGGAGCGGGAGTTGCGAGCCGCCCAGGAAGCTTTGCGCGAGGCGCTGGAAAATGGCGCATCTGATGAAGAAATCGCGAGGCTGACACAGGAATTGCGCGATGCCATGAACCAGTACCTGGAGGCGCTTGCGCGCCAGATGCAGCAAAACCCTTCGGCTCAGCAGCAATTGCCGTTTGACCAGAACATGCAGATGGTGACGCCTCAGGATCTCGATCAGATGCTCGACCAGATCGAGAATCTGGCGCGCAGTGGTTCGCGCGATGCCGCCCGCGAGATGCTGGCGGAAATGCAGCGCATGCTGGAAAGCCTGCAAAATGGCCAGCCGCAAATGTCGCAGCAGCAACAGCAGATGCAACAGATGTTGCGCGACCTGGGTGATCTGATCGAGCGTCAGCAAAGTCTGATGGACCAGACGTTCCAGCAACAGCAACAGCAGTTGCGCCAGCAGCAATTGCAGGGTCAGGACGGCCAGCAGGGCCAGCAGGGCGAGATGTCTGATGCAGAGCGTGAGCGGGCGCTGGAAGAATTGCAGCGCGGCCAGGCGGCTTTGCAGGAAGGCCTGCAGCAACTGATGGAGCAGATGCAGCAAAACGGCCTTCAGCCCGGCGAGCAGATGGGCGAAGCCGATGGCGCCATGGGTGACGCGGAACAGGCTCTGGGAGAAGGTCAGAGCGGACCGGCCCTTGGTTCGCAGTCACAAGCGCTTCAGGCGCTGCGCGACGGTGCGCAGGAGTTGATGCAGCAATTTGCCCAGCAGGGCCAACCGGGTCAGCCCGGCGGCCAGCAGCAGGGACCGGGTCAGCAAGGCGCTCAAGGCCAGCAGCAGGGACGGCCTGGCGGCTTTCAAACCGGAACCGACCCGCTGGGACGGCCGCAGCGCAGCCGTGGCACTGATGATGGTGACAGTGTCAAAGTACCCGGCGAGATCGACATCCAGCGCGCACGCGAGATTCTGGATGCAATCCGCAAGCGTCTTGGCGATATGGAGCGTCCCGATCTGGAACTGGATTATCTGGAGCGCCTGCTGCCGCAGTAG
- a CDS encoding cupin domain-containing protein, whose protein sequence is MPYPNFITAFPSIDVPFPKDVVQTAVVRSDAGLVAFFTFLKDMELPAHSHGAQWGTVIEGEIEFTIGGETRIYGVGDSYTIPSGVEHGARIKAGTRVIDVFEEADRYAVID, encoded by the coding sequence ATGCCCTACCCAAACTTTATCACAGCGTTTCCCAGCATTGATGTGCCTTTTCCAAAGGATGTCGTGCAAACAGCCGTGGTGAGATCAGATGCGGGCTTGGTGGCTTTCTTCACCTTCCTCAAGGATATGGAACTTCCCGCGCATTCGCACGGGGCTCAATGGGGCACAGTGATCGAAGGCGAAATCGAATTTACCATTGGCGGAGAAACCAGGATTTATGGTGTTGGCGATAGCTACACTATTCCCTCTGGCGTCGAACATGGCGCGAGAATCAAGGCAGGGACACGTGTTATCGATGTATTCGAGGAAGCCGACCGCTACGCAGTCATCGACTGA
- a CDS encoding ABC transporter permease: protein MTERSADPQFKPGYIAMNSARTGIRVVFAPIRYAARWIGGHREMRQTPIVPPQSVAGTALVAVIAIMSFLACLTLAAVTMVFEQAQLWESDVSSELTVQIRPTDGVDMDFEIERAIRITEREPGIGRVKALEESEGAVLLEPWLGAGLDLSELPVPRLIVVDIDNPAMLDVGRLRANLSDSIAGVSVDDHGIWIDQLKRIANVTIATGIGIFLLVLVATCLSVVFATRGAMAGNQVVISVLHFVGALNRYIAREFQGRFLFIGLKGGLIGCSAAAAFFIVGGSVLGFLEGPSGGSPFQALFGGFSLTPLVFTGFIFVLILVSALTAMTTRMTVERYLATVQ from the coding sequence ATGACTGAACGAAGTGCAGATCCGCAATTCAAGCCCGGATATATTGCCATGAACAGCGCCCGTACCGGAATTCGTGTGGTGTTCGCACCGATCCGCTATGCAGCACGCTGGATCGGCGGGCATCGCGAAATGAGACAGACACCGATTGTGCCACCGCAGTCTGTTGCCGGTACTGCGCTGGTTGCGGTGATCGCAATCATGAGTTTTCTCGCTTGTCTGACACTGGCTGCGGTGACAATGGTGTTCGAACAGGCACAGCTTTGGGAAAGCGATGTCAGCAGCGAACTGACCGTCCAGATACGGCCGACCGACGGGGTCGATATGGATTTCGAAATTGAGCGCGCCATCCGCATTACCGAACGCGAACCGGGTATCGGCCGGGTCAAGGCTCTGGAAGAATCCGAAGGCGCGGTTCTGCTGGAGCCATGGCTTGGTGCCGGGCTGGATCTTTCAGAACTGCCTGTTCCGCGACTGATTGTAGTTGATATCGACAATCCGGCGATGCTGGATGTGGGGCGGCTGCGGGCCAATCTGAGCGACAGCATCGCCGGGGTCAGTGTTGATGATCACGGCATCTGGATCGATCAGTTGAAGCGCATCGCCAATGTCACCATTGCCACCGGCATCGGTATTTTTCTACTGGTGCTCGTTGCCACCTGTCTCAGCGTTGTGTTTGCCACGCGTGGAGCAATGGCTGGCAATCAGGTGGTGATTTCAGTGCTGCATTTTGTCGGGGCACTGAACCGCTATATAGCGAGGGAATTCCAGGGCCGGTTTTTGTTTATCGGCCTGAAGGGCGGGTTGATCGGCTGCAGCGCCGCGGCTGCTTTTTTTATTGTCGGAGGCAGTGTCCTGGGCTTTCTGGAAGGCCCGTCCGGGGGCAGCCCGTTTCAAGCCCTGTTTGGTGGTTTCTCGCTGACACCGCTGGTCTTCACAGGATTTATATTTGTGCTAATTCTGGTCAGTGCGCTGACGGCGATGACAACGCGGATGACAGTGGAACGATATCTGGCCACTGTTCAGTAA
- the hpt gene encoding hypoxanthine phosphoribosyltransferase, translating to MALIRNRNINTLFDADTLAQRNDALAQEIAQRGNDNLLVIAVLKGSFIFAADLVRSLHKAGLAPEIEFITLSSYGTDTTSSGTVRVVRDIESDVRGRNVLLIDDILESGRTISFARKLMLERGAATAEIAVLLDKTGKRVADINADYVGFECPDYFVVGYGMDVAHAFRELPFVGVVADD from the coding sequence TTGGCCCTCATTCGTAACCGCAATATCAACACCCTGTTCGACGCAGACACCCTGGCACAGCGCAATGACGCTCTGGCGCAAGAGATCGCCCAGCGGGGAAATGACAATCTGCTCGTGATTGCCGTCCTGAAAGGCAGCTTCATTTTCGCAGCAGATCTGGTGCGCTCGCTGCACAAGGCCGGGCTGGCGCCGGAGATCGAATTCATCACGCTGTCAAGCTATGGCACCGACACAACATCCAGCGGCACTGTCCGTGTTGTGCGCGATATTGAATCCGATGTGCGCGGCCGCAATGTCCTGCTCATTGATGACATTCTGGAATCCGGCCGCACCATTTCCTTTGCCAGAAAACTGATGCTGGAGCGCGGTGCCGCCACCGCCGAAATTGCGGTTCTGCTGGACAAGACCGGCAAGCGGGTGGCTGACATCAACGCTGATTATGTGGGCTTTGAATGCCCGGATTACTTTGTTGTGGGCTACGGTATGGACGTGGCCCACGCGTTTCGTGAATTACCCTTTGTCGGGGTGGTTGCCGACGACTGA